Genomic DNA from Paramisgurnus dabryanus chromosome 11, PD_genome_1.1, whole genome shotgun sequence:
GGAAATATTACACTCGCCACCAAGCTCCACCCATGGAACAGTGAGGATTGACCTATGGTGGCACAGTTAAGATGAGTAAGATACTAAACccctttaaaaaatgaaaatacatcAGGTAAATTACATAAGCAGAACCTATTTACCTCCCATAGCCATTAGGAAAAGTAAGAATATAGTGCTCATCATATTCAGGACAAGACACACAACCTATGGTAGACAGGAAAAATTAGTAAACATTACACCATCACCAATAATGTATGGATTATAGATCTTCACCTACCTTGACCGATATTATGGACACCAACTGACATTCCCAGGAACTTTGATTTTGTCCATATGTGAGCATTGAACtggatttttttgttgaaacaCTCAGCATAAAACGCTGATACTGTGGAAGAGCATACATGTTAGGAAATCTACACGTGCCCGAAACACACCATAGATCAACACACATATtgtaagaaaacattttttaagtgGATTAAGGGATTAAATTACTATATAAACAAGTAATTGACTTTTAAAGGGCCAATATTATTTTTACAGGAGGTAAtttaagtctcaggtgtgcctagaagtttcaactcaaaataccccacagattatttgtgtatatatacacaaaataagtagcctgggtttccccatgctgccttgcgcgcaaatttattcacgctgcaagtctagcatggaaactcTGGCCCTTTTTTGCCCCTaaaatagggaaccaatcacagaaccgGGAGGCggcagcaagacgatgacgacgTCTATGCGGCACACGGAGGCAGTTCTGTTATTGTTATGATACGGCAACAGACGCGAAGTTACGTTTCAATGCATTTGATAGTGTTCTAAGTAGTTTTAaacgcaagtttatttaaaaaagagcaacttttggcGTTAAACTGGGCTATTAAATTTTCAAGAAGGATGTTTGTGTATGGCAAGACATGATAAACACggagttttataggaccaacctgctaggcatcgtcgacgaagtacatttaacttataaatggtaagtggtatttattaatatcattgTCATTATGCGTGTATTGTGGTTGTCGTAGTGCCActaaaatgtgttgcttttcaatacAATATACAGTTACcggtttagttgcatagctttcagTTGCACTCATACCCGATAAAAGTCGTTTACTTTTGAATTGATGTCGCTCTACATACGTCATCTGTTAAAATTGAaacgattggctatgagctacgtacagacACATTTGATAGATATTCGTAGCGCTcaataaacggctctgggcattcgtaaaccacgcctcaaatacgagaaaatgagcatatagTTCCCAGAACACTTCCCATtctctatgagactggtctggtgttagccaggctacaaaataagtatttgacacttatgtgttcaatacttattccctgtgtcatttaattatatttattatgactcaacttgtatacttaaatgaattcaatatttggcttgatggctacatctggtggatattttgtgtcaatagcccacttagaaatccccttactgataaaaatgctgatgtgtcaaatacttattttccctgtTGTATATACAATATACAGTATCTTTAGCCGAATTAGTGCTACGGCATTCTAACAAGCACATTTAGAAaaggtaaaattaaccagtcagtggctgtgggtggggctttgATAGTGTGACATCAcgttaacaaaaaaataaaaacggcATGTCTAATAAGATTGCTCTGGTTTACTTGGGATTTAAAAAGGAGAAGTGGGTAAAATAGACCAAACACCTAGTAAAAGTAGATTTTGCATAATGTGGGCTTTTTAACTATTACACAACTATTACACACAAaacactgggttattttttttaacacagcaCTGGGCCAATAAGGGAAGAACCCAACaagttgggttgtaatttaaccaatgctgtgttgttttaacccattgttgggtcaaatataaaaatgttcttggttaatttaacccaaaggCTGGGTTtgtaactttaaaaatacaacattatttttagtgtagggctgtcaaataatacaaaaatatttatttaaagtacttttaaataatgaattaaatgACACACATAAAATGACAGTCTTagttatattgttttttataaaagctAGCACTTTTTGGCCATTTAGGATCATATCATGGTTAACTAATCAAGTGACTAGTTAGTTAAACACTCACTGGGTGGGTGGTGAGAAACCTGCTCTGCCACAAATGAAACACTGTTCTTGCTACTCCATGGTACTGGcccatctgatacagactcctAGTGTGAAAGATATATGAGGAATATGCATTGTGAAAGCAACACAATTTCATTTCATTGAATCAAACTAGTTATATAGCATATTAATGCTGTAATTGCTTCCTACGCCTTCCAGTACACACTTACAGAAGAAGTAGGATCTTCTGGATCTTCCGGCAAGTCCCAGTGACAAAAGAACACCTCACCCAGAATGGGGTTGTAGGGCTTTTTGGCCACAGATCCTTTCCGACCAGCGTGAAAGGCTGAGAGGTACCATTTTACCACCTGCACCATGCGGTCCCTTGGATCTTCTTGGTCAGCGATACTGTCAACACAGAGTAAATAAATCATGAGATCAGTACTAGAACTTACGAGGGAACACTACTCAATTtacaaaatatgaataaataataagcCTAACAAATCGATTTGCGAAAACAAAATGGCCATCCAAACACTATAAGAGATGATCTAGCACAGTTTTAGGTTTATCCGTTGCTCGAATGGTTGCttctgtggtgcccttgagcaaggcaccttaagcCCAATTTCTCCCCGGGTGCTGCAATGATAGCTGCCCCCTGCTCTGGGTGTGTGTTCACAACTTGCAATGCGCGTGTTtactactcactgggatgggttaaatgcagagatcACATTTCGAGAATGGGTTAACATACTTGACAAAAATGTCCCAgatgtgtttagttagttaactagtgtaatcatacacacaaatgaagaACAAAGGCATGTGAGATCCATATCCAAAAAACGTTTGAGCTTTACCTTACAAACAATTCTGGGTGTGCGAAGAAATCTGCATACATTTCCAGTAGCGACCGCCGCTCCAAAATAAATGTCGGCAGGACAACCTAAGTATGAAAAGATGGattcaaaatgtaaatgtgGGGGAAAAATGAAATCATGTAAAAAAAGCTGTCTGTTTGTATTTACCTTGGTAAGATCCATGCCCAGTCGCACTTGAGACAGCAGATGCATGATGACACTTTTGTGTTCTTCCACCGATTCACCCTCACCATCATCATCCCTCTCATCCTGACTGTCAAACTGATCTGAgaaacatacaaacacacacaacatgaACTCGGCAAACAATAAATATCACAAATAATTAAAGGGACAcctcactttttttgaaaatatgctcatttttcagctccactagaggtaaacatttgatttttcagttttggaatccattcagctgaactccaggtctggcggtaccatttttagcatagcttagcataatccattgaatctgattagaccattagcatcacgctaaaaaataaccaaattttgatatttttcctatttaaaaggACAATGCAAttatattacgcagcgcctgaaaatagtcccctgctattgaaagtatccaaggggactattttcggggcactgcgtaatatcactacgcctgctgcagccatgttacggcagcaaattCCTTGaatattacgccagaatgagagtatagttcctagccatatctgactagaaaatcacaacttttaattttccgccagttttagtacacaatgtaatcACAGAAGactcaagttttaaataggaaaaatattcaaactctttggttatttttttgcccgatgctaatggtctaatcagattcaatggattatgctaagctatgctaaaaatggtaccgccagacccggagttcagctgaatggattccaaaatggttaaaatcaaatgtttaactctagaggagctggacaataagtgtattttaaatatttgccccccgaatttttaaatataatattataaaatatcttGAATGGTAAAAACAGAAGAATTCACTTTCTGCCTTCACAATTTAAATATGCCATTTTTGTCCTTTGTCGTTGTTAATTTCTGACAACAAAAAGAAATGTTTAAGGTGTGATGGGTGTGCGTTTTGTGTACCTGCATCATTGGTGCCATTAGACATTGAGGAGTTGATGGATTCGTTGGTGTCTGGCCGTTTCAGTGCAGAACTGTCTTCACTAATCACTGCACCGGTTCTGTTCGGACTAGATTCAAAAGACAAaaacagcaaaaaataaaaaaaaacattatttttgttcattccAGTTTAAACGATGTGAAGATCAAGCGTGATTGTGTGTGTTATCGAGTCTTTGTAGCGTTTTAATTAGGTCAGGGTATTCTGGGATTCGCAGTAAACAAAGTGGATGAGTTTGTTTATCTCTAAGCAGTATTGTTTCCTCACTATGCAACGTTACTTAATGTGCATGTGTGCAGGTGCTTCTATAATCTACTCACACAGCAGTGTTTAAATGGGCATTTATTGTATGTAAATAAAAGCCCATTTCCCATGCAGTGTTTTGTTTAAGTACTACGTAACTCACTCTACGCAGCGTTTCggtgaagtgtgtgtgtgtgtcactcACTCTATGCAATGTTTTGGTGAGGTGCTGCTCTGATAAAACTCATCTGCGTCATAAAATTCGTCTTCGCTGCTGGAATAGGAGAAGTCAGGAACTGTGTGGGGTGGTACGTTCATGTGACTGGGCGACGTCACACTGCTGCTGGGAGCTGAGGGTCCACTTCCTACAACCACAAGAAATAGGACtataaatatgtgtttgtaTATGTGCAACTGTGTGTGTACCGGTCAAACATGAGTACAGCATGTAATTATAAATCTAGCACAGCCTGCGGTCAGTATAGCTTCCTGTCGTGGCCTGAGGTTTTGTGCTTTTGAATAAACGGTTGGCAAgtctttaaataaacaacaaggGCGACGAGTTAATTGAGACACTTAGTAATATATTACACATCATTATATCAGATTATTAAACTTGCAATATGACAGTGATGTTAACATATCAACAACATCTATAGTGACTTAATCAACAATTTTATACTCAAAACATTCAGTTCAAACTTTTCAAAGCCAGAGTTTCATGACTCATGAACACAAGCTCCACATTTGCCATTTTACTTCTTGAATGCACAACATGCATATTCAAATATAAGACTCATGACCACTCTTATGCAAATGAGTTTAAAGCCCTTGAGAAAAATCATGTGGTCACACTGAGTAATAATTCAATGCAGGTAAATAATGTACAAAGATCAAAAAGCTAAGTATCAACATCAATAACAATGTAACATATATTGATATAACGATATATCCAAATGATTCACGTTGGGCCTTATAATTGGAAACCTCGATTTGTATTTTGCACGCTGAAGCTTTTGGCTGTGTTTTATGTACAGATTCCTGCAGTGTTGTTTGGAGGGTTTTTGCTGAGCTTTGCTTTTCTAGCACTGCCTCAGCAGAAGCTGAGCACTCCGAGTCCTCCATACAGAGCGCTAATGACAGTCAAGGAAAACCgacttaaaggagacatatcatgctaaatccactttcttagctcttaaatgcattttgttgtatatttttagtgtttataagtacataaaagttgaaattagtctcttcaggtgctttgttgatatctttatattcttttttggtcatatttttcaacctgttctgatttttctattatctattacgtttttttgaacaattacgtcacagtatttgcagcggaactgccaaataaggacatcgactcccagcccaacacttcgagcaatccgccattttttatttctcgctgcgatattgtagtccaagctcaaggatgcagaagttacgagagagtTACGAGGGAGATTGACAAACGGCAttaacacaccattgcgatacctccatatgaagacgttgttctgcaggttcgtcgtcttcattttcatctcgctccatTTCTGACTCTGGCTCGAACATGTacggctggatggacaagtcttccgttgttgacattttgtgaataacgagtgaataaaaagtttctgtgccgctagataatcgtatctctgctataaaactacaaaaatggccgaacggggtggagtttaaccgagtgtcacctctgcaacctggagagggggcagggtatgacgtgcatttaaaaagacagcaccaaaatgagttgctctcagatgcacatcagaaaaggggtaaaaagggggcctgtggagctataataatgagaaattcagacccaagcattgcagttcgGCTTTAAATAGACctcaaatagatgatttatatataaaaaggacagacttaaaagcatgatatgtctgctttaatgCAGAGAGGATGGCTCTCACTGCATTCCCACTGCAAAGGAATACTATGGGAATAGTGCGTATTTtaacattatatttacatttatttggcaGGCACGTTTATTTTAAAGCGACTTTCAGTGCATTTcagatatacattttatcagtatgttgtTTCCTGGGAATCGAACCAACTAATTTTTTCTTTCCTGACTGACCTACGGGAACACATGAAAATGACTTCTTTAAAGAgtacctatttcattgctaaaaacaaagtttttttgtgtatttggtattatACGATTTGTTCACGtgatttatggttaaaaaaacatattatctTCCACATACCGTGCAATTTTGTAGCTctagatttcactctcttcctaaaacacacagatttgaaaagatctgtgtctctgattggccagctaatctgtacattgtgattggcctgaatacctctgacgtcagccggaaatgtgacgctccttatcatgtttgaaagatttggtcacaATGCTAATGTTGAGTTGagttacaggctgtgagtctaaagcgggatgaattatgataatgtcggtcttctctacataaccgatcccaggaagtaaactgttgcctacaatccgtgtctTTGTTGTAtttcaagaaaagagatttacgtttaAGTCGAATAcatgcgtcatcgtttactttggggtttgttccttttgcatattgttaacatgtactaatatacacttacacaccaaaggaaatgtaaaaacttgAATCGGACAATAGATGCTCTTTAAATGAAATGCAGTCCCTGAAAATGAAACCCACAGCCTTGCCGTTACCAGTGCCATGCGCTTGAGCTATATTTATTCGAGCATTAAGTATTTTTATGATCTGTGTATATACGGCTTTTTCTGAGCAGATGAGAAAGATCTTAAAGGGGAAAAACTTAAGTGTGACGGTGGTTGTACTTCTCACAGTGGTTATGACAACAACACCTGTACCTGAATACATTGTGGAAATGCATGCGCAAGCAAACAGACTGTTTGAATGTGACTCAGAAATGGAGGAACTTTCAGATTTATCTGTGCTAAAACTATGTTTACGTATACAAAACTAATTTGTAGGGAACTCATAAATAATTAGATAAAACGAATATTATTCAGGACAGGTCTGTAAGTCTGTCCAATAGAGTTGTAAGTAATAAGAcaatgcaaaatacaatataaatatTCACAGATTTTTGTGACTCAGATATTGACATTCACACTGTGTCATGTCCTTTctcaaaaataatttaataactaTGACACAACAGCGTAATTGTcattaggggtgaccccgaatagtcgaagattcgatgcatcgataggagaagcctgattcgactaccaatctcacagtcgaatcttCGCAggtgtgttatgaaatgaggatcattcaattttggccgtatatgggtgcacacattatatgatttcacatataacagctttctcacaatatattaatatactgcatattatgataatgctgcaaataatatgtgaagtagcagctttcaataaatattttttaaaatgcgttaataaatccaacaacccctgtgaccgggcttcacgtccataagaggtttatatgttaataaaccattgcctctttgtttctacatttaaaagacaaagctggcaaattacatatgcctttcgttcttttaatcatttctatattttattttatttataaatcactttgggttatctgatttggTTATAACTATTAGTTATAGTATTagtaactatttggcttgtgttttgtttctgtgcacttgaggcattttgcacatttgttctgcactttgttacttctgaccttattttatgaaaaaaaaattatttattataaacgtaaattctgatctaatttaagtatgtaaattttggatagcttttcattgtatcgatgttgcgctattgcatgctggccatgcttgcgcatgtaatttagccgaacgggctaggtgctctgcgtctcatatttaggagttcatcaaactaaacattaaaaaaacggatgtttctcgacgagtataagtttttaaaatgtatttaaaacagactggttatcttgtcaaaagttacactacaaaacaggtaagccgtttttttatttcgttgatgaaacggaaactagtatctgcaccgaacctatttctgcctgacacgaatgtctttcttgtgatttaatattatggttggtcggtgttcactttcaaatgatagcaaagagattcctgaaataaataatatcatcaggtttttctgtatctaaagtgaatacagagatgatcaaagtcaaagcaagcaagcaggtatttctgtgctaaataataacgcgtattgtctataaaatcattaatttcagtgtttttcttgttataaattaacgtttaatgaattgtatataaagcttagtttttatcatttacagtcacaatcacaaattatttgtcatttctcatttgtcggggttttttttgtcatgactgctttgacgcgctatctccaaattaaataaaaacactaaattgtagccggagtttccaaggcaggatcacctttgttatttttgtaggtttagttatcaaaatgtatttttgtgtgatgttctgtgatgatcgtggctttaaaatgttatgaggaataattaaacaaatgttgccttacattttaccttaaaaaatatatataaatgcatcgtcagttttgtcttcgtttattacttgaaagacagttttggtcactttatcagaaagttgtttatgtgtgctgcttgtgaaagaaaataaaagttaccaatttgtacctggtctggccccctcccaacccatgcacacaaacatagatgattcgactatcggtcgactatggaaagattggacaattctgattcgaatatgtaaatccttagtcgaggacacccctaattGTCATTGAGTTTAGCTAAATTCATATTCTGCCTATTTTTcctcatattttcttttttttttctaaattattacacttttttaatgGCTGGCTGGTCATTAATTCGTACCTGTACTGGTAGGGGTAGGGGTCTGAAGGCTGCCCATCACCGTGACAACAGGGCCCATGGGTAAAGAAGAAGGCCTCTGTTCCATTTTACACACCTGAGCTCCATCTATGAAtgaacacacagacacaccCCACATATGACCTTTGTCTGAAAAAAACCCCCCACAAAATTTGCAAACCAAATCTAATGTTTGAGTTTTTAAATAAGTGGAAAACTAATACACAGATGTTTATAACCAAAGAGCTTTTCaagaagaaagagagagtgCTCACCTGTGGGGAGGGTGGTCTGTGTTGGCATGGCACTGGAAGTGACTACAGAGGTGTTGAGCGGGGAGGGATGGTATACCCCATCTACTGGGTTTATGGTGCTCTGTGGAGAACCACAGACATGATACAAAACACAGCTCTCATAGGAATACGTTGCTGGTATAAAGCAGCAATAATATTCtggtttttttttatgtttcacaGAAGAATTAAAATCtattgtttggtgggtgtgtaaTTGGATGTTTCATTTCTAGATAGATATTACTACTCTTTACGTGCAGGGCATTTTTTTAGTGtacacttaaaggtgcagtgtgtacatttttggAGTATCTATTGATCGAAATGTGATATAATATAGATAACTATGTTTTCAGTAGTGTatagaccttacaaaatgaacccTTATGCTTTTATTacttagaatgagccatttcTAGCTATATGCACCATGGgatgtggctagaagggatacagctactgCCAAATTTCAGGAAATTTCGAAGAATCAGTGCTGTTtccatcctaatcctacccacaaacctaaccctaaactcaacattttacaggatttaggctgtagctgtatcctatctagCCAAAAACTTTGTTTTTCATCCTCATCCTACCACCAAACCtaacatttcacaggatttaggccgtagctgtatcctacCTAgccaaaatgtttgttttcatcCTGATCCTACCACCAAACCTAACcgtaaacccaacatttcacaggatttaggTTGTAGCTGTATCATCATGTCATCTTCAAGCATTTCATGTCATTTGGCCAAAGCACTTATTTAACAGATGGAGAAATAATAGAAGTAAatcacattcactgctttctaATGAACTGTGTCCATATGAGCTACATCTCAGCTGTGGCTTGTGCCCGTCACACGGATTCTGTCATTGCACAAAATGGCTACGGGTCAATCTCTGCCATATGGTAAACAAACACTGAGCATCTGTCAGTCGGCAGTGACTCAGATCGGAACCAATGAAGCTCTGCTTCCACGGCAACAAGCCTATAAGTCTATATGCGTGCACCGAGGTGGAGAGATGACAACTCTATACCCATAATGCACCGGGCAACAAGACACAGCATTGAGGTAACTCCACCCAGAAATCAAGACATGCAGGGAAATGAGTGTGACTGTCAGGAATGAGATTTGGAGGGGCTTTTCTGAAAAGGATTAAATCACAACACCAATGTGACTGCGATAGAGGCTGTTGCAGAAAACAAAGCTCTGCTGTATATACATAAACAACAGAACGAGattaaatcaatgtataaaaatgattcagtggcaaAGACACAGGGGGCAGTCAAAAAGACAGACATAAGAAATAAGTTACAAGTCTTTAAGAAGGGTTAAATATAATTGTACTTAACGCCACTTCTGGATTTGCCCTGACGGCTATTAACCCAATGAAAGCCTGCGGGTAGGTCGTAACAAAGCTATTTCTATTTGTCCTACATGGTTCAATAGTATGTATGACAATGGATAGTTAACGATTATTCTGTGTGAATTTATGTGCATATTTTAAGCTTACAAGGCTGGAACAGTTTGGTTCGATGTCACGTCAATTTGTTACTAAATTACTGCCATTCGTACTGTAAGTAGAGGGCAATAAATGTCCCAACAGGAAGAGTGAGAAAGAGTGAAAAACcgaaaagagagagagcaaaaTAGCGAGACTGAGAAAAAGCTGACGTGATCAGATCAAGGACATGCAGATCTCCAATCAGTTTTATTCAAGTGAAAATGTGATTTCAATGTAAAAGAAAAGAAGGACTGTTTCATTTGAACTAGTTAACTGCTGAGGAACGTCAAAACTTACTAGCAGTCCGTTTGCGTGTTGCTGTTCGTTACTTTGATccttaaaattttaaaaaagaaaacacaaattGAGAAATAAAACTCCAAAGGCACAAAAGTTAAAAAGAAACTTCTTCAAATGACCTTCACAGATTGTTTTCTTTCATTACTGAGACAATAACAAAAGGTCAATTGTGGCATTTTTAACTTCCTGAAGCACTTGGTGTGCATACGAATCACCACTCCAAACCATTAAAATGATAACTACTGGAATGCACATAATCTGgccaaaataaacattaactGGGTTGTGGAAAATTACAGGTTGGGTTTGCACAGCAATTGCACATGAGCACGGTCACAAACAAAACACGAGGACATGTAACACGAACCATAAAGACGAGCGTTTTACCTTGGCAATCTGCAGCAGTACGATACAATGTTTGATGGACTCTATCATAGtctacaaaacaaaaaacaagaaatgAAAACACATTCTGCAACCACATTTAGAGGCATTAGCAGGGTGAAGGTACAGACGCTCTTACACAAGTCGTATCCTTCAGGTTCTCGATTTTCTACGGATGagaaaataaaagagaaataaagAGTTAAAACTTTGAAATTCCCTCAAATAAGACAGCAATACATGCACCTTCAACAAACCTTTACAAAAGCAGAAACGAAAttttaaaatcatttgtttTAAGTCGTACACAGATTGCAGCAATTCTGTAAAGCTTAGCacatcttaaaggaaaacaccacagtttttcaata
This window encodes:
- the osbpl9 gene encoding oxysterol-binding protein-related protein 9 isoform X2, translating into MASIMEGPLSKWTNVMKGWQYRWFVLDYNAGLLSYYTSKDKMMRGSRRGCVRLRGAVIGIDDEDDSTFTITVDQKTFHFQARDADEREKWIQALEGTILRHTLQQEAEAGFVPSVQDFDKKLAEADAYLQILIDQLKLFDEKIKDSKEDESRKKIENLKDTTCTMIESIKHCIVLLQIAKSTINPVDGVYHPSPLNTSVVTSSAMPTQTTLPTDGAQVCKMEQRPSSLPMGPVVTVMGSLQTPTPTSTGSGPSAPSSSVTSPSHMNVPPHTVPDFSYSSSEDEFYDADEFYQSSTSPKHCIDPNRTGAVISEDSSALKRPDTNESINSSMSNGTNDADQFDSQDERDDDGEGESVEEHKSVIMHLLSQVRLGMDLTKVVLPTFILERRSLLEMYADFFAHPELFVSIADQEDPRDRMVQVVKWYLSAFHAGRKGSVAKKPYNPILGEVFFCHWDLPEDPEDPTSSESVSDGPVPWSSKNSVSFVAEQVSHHPPISAFYAECFNKKIQFNAHIWTKSKFLGMSVGVHNIGQGCVSCPEYDEHYILTFPNGYGRSILTVPWVELGGECNISCSKSGYSANIIFHTKPFYGGKKHRITAEIFAPNDKKSYCSIEGEWNGVMYAKWATGENTVFIETKKLGIIKKKVRKLEDQLEYESRRLWKDVTINLKLKDIDAATEAKHRLEEKQRAEARERKENEMQWETRLFHEDGECWVYDEPLLKRLASQRH